Sequence from the Nymphaea colorata isolate Beijing-Zhang1983 chromosome 9, ASM883128v2, whole genome shotgun sequence genome:
ACAGTGAGCCTTTTGTAAATCTATCATATTCACACCTTCAAACATTTTTGCTGAACTATCTACGTACCGGGACAGGAATGGGCATCTTCATTTCAATGCCTCCTTTCTtattgcttcattttttttttaacttcagcCTAACGAGCCACTCTATCATGAACACAGTTCAAGAGCCCAATGTTTCAGATCCCTTGTTTTTGTGATGTTTTATGATGTTGAGGATGTATCTAATAGATTTGATTATGTTGAGGATGTATCTAAtagatttgattttctttttaatgaccTGTGGCTATGGTGATCGTTGATAATGATAGCATGCATCTTCACTTATGAGTTATGGTCCTGCTGCTTACAGttgttattttaatttattttgtgtATCTTATTGGTGCAGTATCTGAAGAGAGATGTGATGAGGTAGAGAGTCTAGTGTTTGATCTTTTTGCAAATCTTGGTGCCTCAGGTAAGCACAGAGGTTTCCTCTTTCTGTACTCTACGTTGTTTAAGGAAATTATCTAAATCTCCTCTAGTTAATCTCCTCgtcagtaataaaagtaaattCTTTATTATAGCTAGAAATGCATGTTTTTTACTGCTTGGTCATATGTTTCTGATGAAATTTGTCCTTATGGATCTACAAGTGTTGCCATTGGTACTGCATTGTCCTCTTGGTTTGTTGTTGATTTCAACTATGCTATTTAAGAAGAACGCATACAAGGAAGCTCAGGCATACACTGAAAGGAAAACCGAAGTTAGTTTTTGACAACCTACAGAAAATGGGAAATGCATGAACTTATTGTTTGAGCAAACCTTGTTTAATCTGTATTATTACTCTTGAGATGCCTCAAACTTTAATGATTACATTCTTTTCTGTCTTAACGCTGCACAGAGGAGCAGCTGGATTTCCCAGTTCTTTATGCATCAGCAAAAGAGGGATGGGCTTCGTCCAGCTTTGTTAAAAATCCACCTGATGAGGCTAGGAATATGTCACCACTCCTGGATGCGATCATAAAATTTGTCCCACCACCCACTGCAAACCTTGAACAACCGTTTCAGATGTTGGTAAGTGATTATTTTGGTTGTTTAAGTTGATTTGATTTcataatttcttcaattttatcaTGCAATGAAGTATTTGCTTCACACATGCATGAAATTATTCTGTTCTTATACTTAATGGCCTGATAAATTCTGGCTCATAATGCTGGCTGAGCCAAGCCCATTATAGGTGGCTTAGGATGGAGATTAGAtatgttgaaaacttgaaattcaagatttttAGAGGAGTCTTTAAGCTTTAATTACTTACAGTACGAGTTCCGCCATGTTATATGAAacttcttgagaaaaaaatgttttaatctCTTTGACATATTTGTAGTCCATATTATTCATTTGTTGTACAGTTCTTGTCTTTAAAGAGTTGattcttctttgttctttcatgtttgttttGGTTGAGACAATTCTAGTGTTTGTGTGCGACCTTGTAGGTTTCCATGATGGAGCGTGACTTTTACCTTGGTCGAATATTGACTGGTCGAATCTCTTCTGGAGTTATACGTGTGGGTGACAAAGTTCATGGTCTTCGGAAAACAGATTCTGGGGTTGAGAAAATTGAGGAAGGCAAGGTTTGCTAAAATTTACATTGTCAAAATATGTTAACAGGCTTTCTTTTCTATGTCTTGAGTCTTGACTataggttttcctttttcacaaattttcttCTGCATCATTGTTTTCTGAATCAACGTGATTTCTTTTGATTAGGTTTTGAAACTTATGAAAAAGAAGGGTACAAACCTAGTGCTGATCAATAGTGCAGGAGCTGGTGACATTATTTCATTGGCTGGGTTGACTAGTCCATCCATTGGTCACACAGTGTCGAATGTGGAGGTAAAGAATACTTCATCCATTtatattccttcttttctatAATTATGTTTAGTGTTTGTACGTAAAGGTAGGCTGCACACATTTGTGGCCACATTTTaatattgaatttcttttaaataataattacATTTTATTTCAAGCTTTGCCATTGTAAAATATCAGAATCTTTTAGGCAAACTCAGTAGACTGAATCTAATGCTCATACAGGAAGCACCCAAGTCCATAAGCCAAAACTAAAAGCAACCAAATCCACAAGCAAAAAGCACAAAATTGAGTGATTATGCAGATGCAATTCTAATTCCTTTTCAAAGAAGGGTTCAAGTGCTTCAACTAGTTGTGTCAAATACATGTAGCAATGTGACATCAACCTTTGGAGCACTGAGTGGATGTGGTTGAATTCTCTGTAATTAAGATAGTTGATCTTACTTGAATTGTGCTCTTAATTTTTGAAAGGAGCTCACGCTTGGTAGTTGATACTTGAAAGTGGGTAGACTTTAAGTCTTTAACTTGATTTTCTCATCTTAGAGACTGCAATAGCCAAGTCATCTAATTCATTCAGAATATCCTTTTCATAGTGAGGTTTTGTCAAAGCTTCATCTGTAAATAGAAGGTTGGGATGATAAAGAGATTGGTCCTTGCTTGTTCAGATTTTGGTTTTATTCcattaaggaattgaaagctGTCATTTTTGCACTTGATGTTGCTGGATTGGGTAGGTTGTTATCAGTCTCCAAGTAGGCCAAAGAGGAGAAACATAAAGAAAGATTTAAACTTGAGGGTGACTCTTAATAGAAAAGAAACATATATTTGTAGAAAGTCATCAACACTTCAATCACAGTTTAGTTGAGCAAAGACATGTAGTCCTAAGCGATTCAAATCTCTTGGCTCATCAGTTGCTGGTGGTGGATCTGGAAGGAGCACAAGGATAGGGTCTTCAGGGCCACTTCTTGTCCTTTTGCCTGCTTTTGCTTTCGGCTGTGGAGCAATATTCACCTTGACCTCTAGCTAGGCTGCTGCTTGCTTTCCACCACTGATtagctcgctctctctctctctctctctctctctcttatgcaTGTATTTTGCTCGTCTTTGTAGCCATATTTGGTAGGCAAAGCTTTAATACCATGTAAGCATATATCTGTGGGACATGACTACCTAAAGGAATTTGAGAtcagataaaaagaaaataactctgcaaactaaaaaaacaaattcgATTTATGGAGACACCTAGCACAGGAGGTTGTACATAGGAAAAGAGATTAGAATGCACGATAGATACAAgcggggattttttttttttttcaactgaaAAGCAGAGGGATGAGGGATGTACCCATTTCCAGTGCCCAATGGCCAGCTGATCTTTGATAAATTTCATAGCAAAGGGGATATACGTGTGTAAAGCAGATTTCTTGGGCCAATCACTTTGTTGTGTAATATTTATAGAATTCGTAATTAAAAAGGAGGTGGTCACACCACTAtcacgaaaaagaaaaagtaaaattgcaTAATTTGGAAGGACCTTTGCAGCTGCTAGATTATCCTTCTTGTAAAATATTCATattatcttttcaaaattttcttggttGCTTTTGATGGTGCCCTACTggttatgaaaatttgtttgtCTATATTCTCTTAATGCTAgcatttttcacttttgttgCTTAATGGATGGAACCTTAATGTGCCAGTAATTAATCTGTTGTGTTGGTTAAGTAATCGAACATTTTACTGACAATAGAGTttgaccttttttctttttaactggTGGTTCATGTCTACCAGGTGATGACTCCTTTGCCTACTGTCGAGTTGGACCCTCCGACCATTTCCATGACATTTGGTGTCAATGATTCTCCGCTTGCTGGCCGTGATGGGACTCATGTAAGTAGTTTTTAAGAGAAATTTTCTGTTCACtaatatctaattttttaaagcCAATTAAATTTAGTTCTGTTATGCAAGCCATCttttcttgagattttttttcagtAATAAGTAATAACTAATTTCTCATATGAATGTTActcttcatttgattttttttttctttgccctCGTGCTCTTATTCCTTAATTCAAATTCACAACTGCGATTTTGTTAATTTCAGGAGTTATATCATAAACTTATTCTGCTATTACTGAGGCTTCAGTGGTTTTAGAGGTTCTTTATTCCTAAAGTCAACCAGTAGTCCatgcatgcatatttttttctAGTTCTTCAAGTCGTCTTTACTGCATGTGTTCACTCGCGGGAGTTCACTTTTCTGATGCTCTCACCCTTAACTCTAGATAGTAGTGTTTCCATTCTTCTCTGATAAAATAGAGTTTGAACTGTGGCCGATGGATTTTATAAATGCCTAATATGCCTTCATTGATGCTCATGCTATTGGGTGCTATTTACCACTGTCTGATGTTGCTTTTTATGGACATTTTACGGTATGGTGGATAATGTATTTAAAGAATTGTAGTTTAATGTTCTATCTTTTTATTTAGTGGGCTTCTAGCCTTCTTGGTAATACCCTTATCACGATTCACACCATTAGTGCTCTTCCCTGGTGATCTGTATATCTCATTTTTCTGCAATAGCTGCATGTTAAAGGTAACCAATAAATGGTCCGGGCCCTGGCAAATCTTGTCCACTTGTGTCTTCATTGACAAATACAGTGATAAACTGGACTGGCTTGATGCTTTCTGCTGTTGATTAAAGAACTAGGGTGtgtgcatttttttcatgttctgcTGCTGGATGCATTAGCTTGTCTGAGTGGTTTAATACAGCAAGATAAAAttcattctttttctaaaatagaTGAGGTTGAATGTTGAATTTGCACTTTGATTATATCTACATTTGCAGCCATGATCCTCTTTCTGTTTCAACCCACTTTAAATATGTTTGTTCTACTTCAACATATGGCATCCTATCTTTCCAAGTGAACAGTTGGTTCTTGTGACCATTggattattttttaatgtaagcAGGACTTTAACAAACACAGATgcacatatgtatgtgtatgtttGTATATTAGGGCAATCAGTGGGAGCAGCTCAAACACAAACATACATGTAACTGTGATGCTAATgatttatgaaagaaatttgaatttcagTGTTGAAATTTTACAGGTTTCATTTATCTATTGACGTCCATATGCTCCTTGCATTAAACCATTGACCACGTGATCGTTGTTGTTTTTGTCCTCTCCACGTGATCGTTGTTGTTTTTGTCCTCTATTCTACCCTACTGGCTTTTGTTTGttactttttcaaattttggcgCTTAATACTTTTTTGTTATGCAGTTGACTGGAGGGAAAATTGGGGAGCGGTTAATGGCTGAGGCAGAAACTAATCTTGCCATAAACGTTCTCCCAGGCATTTCTTCTGAAACTTATGAAGTTCAAGGGAGGGGCGAGCTTCAACTTGGTTTGTGCTTTAAAAGTTCCTTGAGTTAATCTTTTTGAAACAGAAAGTCTTTACTTGTtagtacattttttttcctttttaattttatattagtTTTTTGTGCTTCTAGCTCTTGTATGCTGCAATGTTGTCTACCATACATGTAActacttccaagttccaaatTGAACACAGGTATCTTGATCGAGAACATGAGGCGTGAAGGGTTTGAACTTTCTGTCTCACCACCTAGGGTCATGTGAGTTCATAATTCATCTCTCTATATGTCTAGGATGTCAGATCCTACAAATTTTTGCACAATTTGATGTTTCCTTGCTTAGCTTTGATGTTTCTATTCGTGACATCTAAAGGatagaaaaaaatggaatagCTTGAAGAAAGGTTAACACTAAGAGCATAGAAAATCcctgtatatgtatgtatgtatgtatataggTTTTCTATGCTTTTAGTATTAAAATTTCTTCAAGATTTTCGTGTTTTTTCTTGGGTTTGTTCTGTTCTTTAACAAAATCCCATTCATTTTATTGTTGGTCCAGGTATAAAACTGAGAATGGTGAAAAACTTGAGCCACTGGAGGAAGTGACTGTTGAGGtatgtaaatttcatttattaaaGCGCATTCTTCTACATGTTTATATGTATGTTTTAATCTTAGTAAACTGAAACAACTTTCAGATTAATGATGAGCATGTAGGCCTTGTCATGGAAGGTTTATCACATAGAAGGGCTGAAGTCACGGACATGGGCCCCGTTCCAGGCAATATTGGCAGGACAAAAATGACTTTGACTTGCCCCTCAAGGTTCACATCAACTTTTTCTCTACATCTAACCCCCGTTCAGCAGTTAATTTATTGTCTTCTAAAAAAATCAGTattattttgttaattaatAGAAAAACATTGTTTGCCAGTTCAAAACTTGAACTTCCTGGGGGTCACCTTTCCCctttattttgcatttctttaGAAATTTGATATCTCGTGCCTGGAGAAAATTTAACCTTTTTCCTCGTTGAATGCCCAAGCTATTTGGTGGATTATATAGTTTGGAAAAGtaatattttaaagttttaaacttcTTTTAGTCCTTGAAGTTTTTGTCCCCTTCTTTTTAGTTCTTGACCCATATtgctcatttttattttttcaataccATTGGATATTTCATATCCTGTATGTTTCTTGTTCATCTTGGAAGCTGACAGTGATCAAATCAACTTTTCAGGGGCCTGGTTGGGTACAGAAGTGTCTTTAGTACTGACACACATGGCACTGGATTTATGCATCGCGCTTTCCAGAGTATGTGTATTGCAGTTGTCAATTTATCTTGCATGGAAGGCACCGTATTATCTGGTTTATGCAGTTCACATGTTACagatatgtttcttttttggtgcACATCTATAAAGAGAGCAGGATATTTCTCTTTTGTATAGATGCAATAGTTTTCCATAGTTATTTCCTTTGTTGTTTGGTTACCTTTGGTGGGTTCTTTGCATTTGTAATttgaatcattttcttctttgttcaCATTTTTCTGTCAGAAACACAAACCTATTGCTTCTTTAGGCTTGTCAAAAATAGCTTGCTGTGAGTTCATAGAAGATTTTTCCATGGCATAGTTTCTTTTTGCACTCTGATGTGTCGGTGTTTATCTCAAGATCATTGCTGTTACCTTGCTGACATCATCTGTTGCTTTTACTTGATTAGTAGGGGAAGGCATTTACTTTTTGTCAATTAGATGAGACATTGATTGGAATTATTTGATATTAATTCATGTCTCATTGTTggctttgtgttttttttttagtgtacTCCAAATATAGGGGAGCTCTCGGAAATGTCAGAAAAGGAGTGTTGGTACGTCTCTTCTTCTGGTGTATACTGGTCTAGACTCTAGCCTACCTTCAGTCTTTCTCTTAACAATGCCGCAAGAACTTGGCCTTCCAGCTCTTTAACTCCTTCAGTCTAATGAATTACATCTgtcttttgaacttttttttttcctgcagaaaaggaagaaatgtaTTCTATTACTGTAAGAGATTTGGTTTGATTATGATAATTTTATTTAGGAAGTAGAACTTCATTGTGGGTCAATGCTGGATTTGGAGCTGAAACCTGACTTACCACTAAAAAGCTGGATTTATTATTGGGTTTATCTTGATCCCATCCATTTTTTTGCTGCTTTTGAActatttttgtgtgtgtgccAAATTGATTTGGTCAAAGTCGTAAAATTGTGCCAAAACCTGCCTAATGTGAGTTACATTTGGGTGCATTTGActataattttgattcaaaagtttCATTGATTGTTGAAGGCCTATTTTAATAAAAGCATTCATTGATGGGGCATTGCATAGAAGGTACTGTGAGCTGACTCACTGAGTCACTGTTGAGCTCTGTCAGGGTTAAACACTATATGATGGCCAAAAAGAGCTTGATTCTAGTGATTCCTTATCCATTAGAAAGTACGTTATTATAATCAATTGCAGCATTTAGAGTCTtagaccttttttttcttcaatacaTTCGAGTGGATGGAACACAAAAAAACAGCAGAATAACTGCTTGGGGCGTTGTTGCACTTATCATCTTCAACATACGTTTACTTGTTCTTCTAAGCATGATAACCATCCATGTGCCATAATTTTACATCATGTCAATTTTGATGCCtgtataaaatgaaaaatgaagcaTGACTAAAATCTTCTAATCAACAGGTATCTGTGGGCAATGGATCTATTACAGCACATGCACTCATGAGTTTAGAGGCTCGGGGAACTCTCTTTGTGATGCCTGGCATGGAGGTTTTCTTTCCTGATTGCCttagtttcttaaaaaaaatcacttaaaaaaaatggtgatcTATGGACGAGTCATGTCAGAAAAACTACGTGTGTACTGACTAACTACTTTCTGTTCACCCAGACTTACGAAGGGATGATTGTTGGTGAGCACTCACGGGATACTGATCTTGATGTGAGGAACAAGAGTCATACTTTTATACATAAATAGGTCCAATAACATTCATATGGTGcatcatgatattttctttgGCAATGAATGCAGATTAATCCTGTAAGAGCAAAGGAGTTAACTAACATTCGATCTGCTGGCAAAGATGAAAATGTGCGGTTAACCCCTCCTCGCCTGGTATGTTGCTTCCAATCTGTTTCTATAATGACATTCTTTTATACTCCTTCACAGAAAATCTCCCTAGATGGTAAGTCGGTCTTTGTCACTTTTCCAAATATGAAATATCTTGTGGGAGAAAAGAGAACCATGTGGAAAGTGAGCTTCCTCCTGCATCCCCGAGTCCAAACACCTTTCCCATCATGCCTCCCATCATGCCTAGGGAGACAGCTTCCTGAAAGTTACCGGTCCAAATGAGCTTGACCCAGGGAGCTAAACCCCTGGTGTAAAGTGGCGGGGTAGCAACTTGACTCAGAATCTTCATCAACACCTTTCATAATTCTCCTGTTACAAATTACAACCTACTCTCCTTGTGCCATGAGAATTATCTTGTGTTGATAGTCATCTAGCTTGGATCTTTGCGACATGCTCTGCAAGCTAGGATCCTATACGCCTTGAATATCAGGACATTTAGTCCAAATGAATCTTATTAACCGGCATAGGGGTTCATGTCAACACAAGGAGAAGCTGTCTTTTTTCATCAAGGAGCTCTTTTATGGTCCATAATGGAACCCATGGAGGAAGATATATGTCTCGACTGTACCTACTTTCTTATTTCTATTCTTAAAATAATTATGCAGATGACTCTTGAAGAAGCTATCGGGTATGTTGCAGCCGATGAACTCATCGAGGCAAGTTGTTTCTGCATCAAAAGTTAATCATGCCCCTTTTCTTGTGTGGATTTTCTCGTCAATGATATGATTCAATGTTTGGATGGACAGGTTACACCAAAAGCAATTCGCATGAGGAAGAGATATCTTGATGCTAACAAGAGAAAAGCAATGCGAAATAAGCCCAAAGATTAGAAACATCCGCAAATTCTAAAACCCACTTTTGCTTGTACTACAAGGCAATTGAAGCTAGGTTTTCATTATTGTAACGTTTCTATTGCTTCTAAGCAAGTTCCGGGAAATCTTGCGGGAATAATACAGTCAAGCGAAAggcatccatttttttttgtaattatagAAATAGATGAGAGGTAAGGAGAAGTTGTAAGTTAAAGCGGCAGCATTCTATTTATCCTAGTTTGCCATGAGCACACGTTTGGTGCTTGACTGAGCTGCGGTGTCATGCAAATTTCACAATGATATTAGTGGCAATAATGCATTTGCTGGATAAAAAGAGGGCTTCTATTCTATTCCAACAGGTGTTGGTTTATCATGCATGCTTCCagaaaggaaaagtttttttctagaaattgtTCCGACATAGACCTGCTGGAGAATCTTTAAGAAATTATTCACTACTCAGAAACCTACCTCTGGTCTACAATGTTTATTGTTCAGGAACCTGGACTAGCCTTGGAGACGGGCCGTTGATGGCCACGAACTCCTTGCGCTCTGGAGGATTCTTTTTGTCAAACGGGACATATTGAAAGAGCACGGCACAATAGGCTCTTTAGGCAATGCCATTCTCTTCTTCAGGGTTTTCCATCTTATCTGGTTTAATTTTAgctcttcttttgtttgtgtcTTGTTTGGGTTCGTCGTCTTTTGTGTGTTTCATGGGCCTCTTTAATGGTTCTTTTGAAGCTAGAGAAGGATTTTACTTGCTGCAAATTTCTGTACCGGAGGTTTTCTTCTCCAATTTATTACCTAGAAAACTATACTTGAGTCAAAAGGCCGCACGCCCAAGGCCGTGGCTAGTATCCCCACCCTGGCTGTTATGGACTCCCATAAAACTGCATAACTGTGGCTAGAGAACTCTTCCTGTCTGACAGCTGAGGCTCGACTCCACCATGTCAACCCTTCAGCCTTTTTGGTGATCAAAACTGCTTTTCATAAGAGAGATCTAGCCATACTGGTTTAATCTGCTTGCCTCCCCCAACAATGTGAAGTTCGAAGTGAAGGCCTTTTGAACTTTAGTAACTTTGAGGGGTGTGTGCACAGCAGTGCTCTGTATAACAAGAGAGTACAGTGAGAGAAGAACCTACGACCAGCAGCTTACTGGCAAGGGCTGAACTCAGCAATGGGATGAATTTGGCTGCACGGTATACCGACTATGTGTATAGTCTTGCATGTGCTAGTGGTAGTGCACGTTCAAAACTACCTTTACGGTCTCTAGGATATTGGATATATATCACTGACAAATTGGAATTCATTGGAACATCAAAGCAATGTTCATTGTAATAGATACTGCAATATGACTCGAAACCATCAAATTGAATGGTTTGCAGTTGTTCTAGAAGTCATTTTCTTCGAACTGTTTATTTACAATTTCTTAGTTTTGAACTAGTTCACGATGTAAGGGCATCAACTTAAGCAGGGTGTGATTTATTGCTTTTCGCTTGGTTAATAAAGGTCTGTAGAGTTGATATTAGTGTAAGGACCCCCCAGTGCACATCCAAAAAGTCCATCCATGCAATACTGCTTAGAAATCGAATTATCTATGACTgagcatttttttcctttccaccGACTATATTGAAGGTGCAGTTTGTTGACTGACCAAGTTTAATCGGTTGATAAAgttatataattattttttcttttgcggATGAATGTGAAGTCCAGTATCATATCATGCTTCCAGAACTGTCTTGCATACACAAGCATAGGGAAAGGTTACAGACTTTAGAGATTGCAATAGAAAAATTTATTGAAGGATGAAAAGGAGAGGAGATTCAACATCTTTACAGCAAGATTTTGTAGACTTCTTTTATGGCTTCTATTGCTATGACGCGATACATGCTCTCAGTTGGATGCACTGCATCCCAGAAGACATACTTAGATGGCTGGCTGCATGTGCTCAACCCCCTGCAAGTCGTCCCAAACTCCATCACACCACTCCCACAGCAGCCCTTTGATGATACTGAGAAACCTGGAGAATGGAAccattttgttcaaaatatCCGTCGGTCATTCAATAGAAGAACTAAAGTAAACAATGTCGGGAAAGaaacctttcttttcttccaatCAATCCACAGGTCATTCCAAAGAAGATTTATCAAGGGAACATAGTTTAgcagtaaatgaaaatgttaCAGGAAGCTATGCATGAAATGGTGatggggagaaagagagagatggtgaTGGTGGTCGTGGTGGAAGCACAAAGGTAATTTGCTTACCGTATCTGGTGGGGCTCTCCACAGCACGTAGAAGGACAGTATAGGCATCAACAAAAGCTCCTCTCACATGATCACTCAGCCATTGATCTACGGTAGCAAGCTTGGCTTTTATCTTGGAGTTGAATTCCATCACCACCTCGTTGATTTCAGCAACGCACTTGCTCCTTCCATACAGGGCTCTCACCAGGGGCATGCACCCCAAAGGAGGCACTGCGACCACTGCAAATCGTTCTCCTCCTAATCGATGGATCTCCTGTAATCAGATAAATTAACATGACAGGAAATGCAACCTTAGCTTCTTCCATGACGTGAGAAATCCCATGAAATGAAACAATATTAGTTTCAGAAGGGTGCTGCATCAACTGTGTAACGTAGTCCAGGTCGCCACAGAACGCGGTGTTCGTGTAAGGCCAAAAAAAATACGTTctcagtgttccatgtttgaGACAAGGACTCACGGCGAACTCACGGTAACACAACGTGTTCCCATGCTCCGAACATGAAAGATTGTGTTGTGTGCACACAACAAGTAATGCACGAAAGAGGGTTGGGgacattttttgaattttttttattacagtAAGTGGacattttagcttttttttttttactttctcacAATTCtcttttatccttttaaaaAGTTCTATTTTCATAAGGGTATTGTGGTCATTGCACACCTATATGCACAGTTTTGTGTGCAACTAACCAGCTTCCAGGAGATGAACGCAGTAACATTTACTGTACCAAACAAAATCAATGCCGTGCCCAAAAGACTTTGTCTGTGAACCAAGTACTACAATCTTATTTTGTGTTCAATGGTTGATGGATTCATCACGGTTGCTTATATTTCGGGTAAGCAGAATGCTAACAACCCACTAGACTTCTCATTCCACCTGCTGGTATACTCTTTAACTTGAATATTGCGATAATGTTTTTAATGATAGGAAAATAACAATTATAAGGCGATACACCTTGTCCGTACGTACCTCCAACCAGTTATGCTATGGCTCATTGAGGAACACATATTGAGGAACACATATGTACACAATCTAAAGCAGTCAAATTGCCTAAGACAAAAAACCATATATACAAATTGCATCAGACTGACGAAGAAAAACGACCGATAAAATGGGTTTTGGTTCTTTTGAATGCGTTGCAGTTTAGAGGAAAGGGTTATTGGCGACGAGGGAGAGTGTcccaacaaataaaaattacgATCGACTCTGAGTGCCGAGAATTTGACCTGGATGTCTCTGGCCATGCATTCAACCAGGAAATCGGTGTACCGGTCGACCGAGAACTGCTTTCTGCGATCAGGGTTGAGGAAGTAGTTCTCGATGAAGTCGTTGGTCCCTGAACTCAAGACGGCTATGGAATTCTTTATCACCTGCTGTGCCCTCGTCTCTCCGACCACCCTCCTTAGCTGCACGATATAGTGCCTCAGATATTGTATTTGCATCCGTATGG
This genomic interval carries:
- the LOC116261283 gene encoding uncharacterized protein LOC116261283, with product MAAGSLLRSLWRSSRSTGVTAALSPSAPSWCFGRRFSAATAASPALGSESSVLDPSRIRNVAVIAHVDHGKTTLMDRLLRQCGADLPHERALDSISLERERGITIASKVTSISWNGSELNMVDTPGHADFGGEVERVVGMVEGAILVVDAGEGPLAQTKFVLAKALKYGLRPILLLNKVDRPAVSEERCDEVESLVFDLFANLGASEEQLDFPVLYASAKEGWASSSFVKNPPDEARNMSPLLDAIIKFVPPPTANLEQPFQMLVSMMERDFYLGRILTGRISSGVIRVGDKVHGLRKTDSGVEKIEEGKVLKLMKKKGTNLVLINSAGAGDIISLAGLTSPSIGHTVSNVEVMTPLPTVELDPPTISMTFGVNDSPLAGRDGTHLTGGKIGERLMAEAETNLAINVLPGISSETYEVQGRGELQLGILIENMRREGFELSVSPPRVMYKTENGEKLEPLEEVTVEINDEHVGLVMEGLSHRRAEVTDMGPVPGNIGRTKMTLTCPSRGLVGYRSVFSTDTHGTGFMHRAFQMYSKYRGALGNVRKGVLVSVGNGSITAHALMSLEARGTLFVMPGMETYEGMIVGEHSRDTDLDINPVRAKELTNIRSAGKDENVRLTPPRLMTLEEAIGYVAADELIEVTPKAIRMRKRYLDANKRKAMRNKPKD